Proteins from one Carcharodon carcharias isolate sCarCar2 chromosome 19, sCarCar2.pri, whole genome shotgun sequence genomic window:
- the LOC121291360 gene encoding KH domain-containing, RNA-binding, signal transduction-associated protein 1-like, whose amino-acid sequence MLSVSRRGSGAAMATEKYLPELMAEKDSLDPSFVHASRLLAAEMEKVQKGEKKEEEKRFLDVLTQKNIKLSERCLIPIAQFPKFNFVGKLLGPRGNSLKRLQEETGTKMSILGKGSMRDKSKEDELRKGGEAKYAHLNSDLHVLVEVFAPPTEAYSRMYHAMEELKKFLIPDYNDEIRQEQLTELAYLNGGQEASRGRGVRGRGAPPVPLARGRGAAPPPPSPQYGPRGAMTRGAAVRGAPGGRREVASGRGATPAQRGAPAPRARGAPAAYRQALHPPPAQESYDEYGYDDGYAEQNYDSYENYYDQSQGDAEYFDYGHGEVQETYEDYGQEDWNAGRASLKAPARPLKGMYRDHPYGRY is encoded by the exons ATGCTCAGTGTCAGTCGGAGAGGAAGCGGAGCGGCCATGGCGACTGAGAAATACCTGCCCGAGCTAATGGCCGAGAAGGACAGCCTGGACCCGTCCTTTGTCCACGCCAGCCGGCTGCTGGCTGCAG AAATGGAAAAGGTTCAGAAGGGAGAGAAGAAAGAGGAGGAAAAGAGATTCCTTGATGTCCTGACGCAGAAGAACATCAAGCTTTCTGAGCGATGTCTGATACCGATTGCACAATTCCCAAAG TTCAACTTTGTAGGGAAACTGCTTGGACCTAGAGGAAATTCATTAAAGAGGCTACAGGAAGAAACTGGCACAAAAATGTCCATCCTTGGGAAAGGCTCGATGAGAGATAAGTCCAAG GAAGATGAGCTCCGTAAAGGAGGAGAAGCTAAATACGCACACTTGAACAGTGATCTGCATGTTCTTGTTGAAGTCTTCGCACCCCCAACCGAGGCCTATTCACGAATGTACCATGCCATGGAGGAGCTTAAAAAATTCCTTATTCCT GACTACAATGATGAAATAAGGCAGGAGCAATTAACTGAGCTGGCTTACTTGAATGGTGGGCAAGAAGCATCTCGTGGGAGAGGTGTACGTGGTCGTGGAGCTCCACCTGTACCACTTGCAAG GGGTCGTGGTGCTgcgccaccaccaccttcccctcaGTATGGACCACGAGGTGCAATGACACGTGGAGCAGCTGTGAGAGGAGCACCTGGAGGACGCAGGGAAGTGGCAAGTGGACGTGGTGCCACCCCAGCGCAAAGGGGTGCCCCAGCACCTCGTGCTCGGGGCGCACCTGCAGCCTACAGACAGGCACTGCACCCTCCGCCTGCTCAGGAGAGCTATGATGAATAT GGCTATGATGATGGATACGCAGAACAAAATTATGACAGTTACGAAAACTATTATGACCAATCCCAGGG TGACGCTGAATATTTCGATTATGGACATGGAGAAGTGCAAGAAACCTATGAGGATTATG GGCAAGAGGATTGGAATGCAGGACGAGCAAGCCTGAAGGCACCAGCAAGGCCACTCAAGGGAATGTACAGAGACCATCCCTATGGGAGATACTAA